A single Chanos chanos chromosome 8, fChaCha1.1, whole genome shotgun sequence DNA region contains:
- the tyrobp gene encoding TYRO protein tyrosine kinase-binding protein produces MDCGSCYHLDMAVVVAILVCDIILTFLIVLAVYCFVSRQKRTTDSVTQVKPCESSKRRTHTSSKRAKTVDVTESPYQELYGVQSDVYNDLIQYRK; encoded by the exons ATGG ACTGTGGCTCCTGTTACCATTTAGATATGGCGGTTGTGGTGGCTATCTTGGTGTGTGATATCATTCTCACTTTTCTGATTGTTCTCGCTGTCTACTGTTTCGTCTCCCGTCAGAAAAGGACAACTGACTCAGTGACACAAGTAAAACCATGTGAATCTA GTaaaaggagaacacacacatcatcaaaGAGAGCTAAGACAGTGGATGTTACTGAGTCCCCTTACCAG GAGCTCTATGGGGTGCAGTCAGATGTCTACAATGATCTTATCCAGTACCGAAAATGA
- the nfkbid gene encoding NF-kappa-B inhibitor delta → MKNKTSICLHIGAEVLHALNPDEASLITRVSEYASLEQSRKKCGFALSVTETPKEKSCYTLPTVKKLLEQKRKRETSSASPSCSATPPTTAAPVANPVISEMSVSVPLGATSSYSDMGAVGYDRWDIPSMAPSNLQPCGPFSPFGTNFISSPSTSVNFSQSPLPNQPMPSSYSPQQLQDCQDNQLPQHYTPDCPVTAAMPVMTHAMPIPTSSYDWTCNQEYRSPIDTAKLEEARLFLQSMDYNRTTWQDDDGDTILHIYTAKGLREYAFAAAEKLHRLGSLDSKEHKGKTALLVAVTANQPEIVQDLLSFGADINACDVKGQTALHLAATYGFPRVMEVILSMGLRVDLEARNFEGLTPLHCVVISHSATVKALAAAASSTWHGPGNLQTQAEDKLSCLQLLLNAGASLLSQEIKSNKTALHLAVKEGNIQLVRYLLSIQLPDMQSFVNMKAHGHTALHMAAGLHGNPHQEELIRLLLSRGADPSIRNLENDQPAHLLQSGERGEQLKLILKKRSTSSRRRIMSLQDQE, encoded by the exons ATGAAGAACAAAACCTCAATCTGCCTACATATCGGGGCAGAGGTACTTCATGCACTCAACCCAGATGAGGCCTCTCTGATTACTCGGGTGTCTGAGTATGCGTCACTTGAACAAAGCAGGAAGAAGTGTGGTTTTGCATTGAGCGTAACGGAGA CACCAAAGGAGAAGTCGTGTTACACTCTCCCCACAGTGAAGAAACTCCTggagcagaagagaaagagagagacctccTCAGCATCCCCCTCTTGCTCTGCAACCCCCCCTACTACTGCCGCCCCTGTGGCCAACCCCGTAA tcagtgagatGTCAGTATCTGTCCCACTAGGTGCTACAAGCAGTTACTCAGATATGGGAGCTGTAGGATATGACAGATGGGATATTCCAAGCATGGCTCCCTCAAACCTACAGCCATGTGGACCGTTTTCCCCCTTTGGGACGAATTTCATATCCAGTCCTTCCACGTCAGTAAACTTCAGCCAGAGTCCTTTACCTAACCAGCCCATGCCATCCAGCTACAGCCCTCAGCAGCTGCAGGACTGCCAGGACAACCAGCTACCGCAACATTAC acCCCAGACTGTCCCGTGACTGCAGCCATGCCTGTCATGACACATGCCATGCCCATTCCAACCTCTAGCTATGACTGGACCTGTAACCAGGAGTACAGGAGCCCGATCGACACAGCCAAACTGGAAGAAGCCCGTTTATTTCTCCAGAGCATGGACTACAACAGAACAACTTGGCAGGATGATGATGGAGACAC GATTCTGCACATCTACACTGCCAAAGGACTACGGGAGTATGCATTTGCTGCTGCAGAGAAACTGCACAGACTGGGAAGCTTAGACTCAAAGGAGCACAAGGGAAAG ACTGCCTTGCTAGTAGCAGTAACAGCAAACCAGCCAGAAATTGTCCAGGACCTGCTGTCGTTTGGAGCTGACATTAATGCCTGTGATGTCAAAGGTCAGACTGCTCTCCACCTGGCTGCCACTTATGGTTTTCCACGAGTGATGGAG GTAATTCTCTCAATGGGACTCAGAGTAGACCTGGAGGCTCGTAATTTTGAAG gtctgacTCCCTTGCACTGTGTGGTAATCTCTCACAGTGCCACAGTTAAAGCACTGGCTGCTGCTGCCTCTTCCACATGGCATGGCCCTGGCAATCTACAGACTCAGGCTGAGGACAAACTTTCCTGCTTACAGCTTCTGCTGAATGCTGGAGCTTCCCTGCTTAGTCAG GAAATCAAAAGCAACAAGACTGCTCTTCACCTAGCTGTGAAGGAGGGGAATATCCAACTGGTTCGATATCTCTTGAGCATCCAACTACCTGACATGCAATCTTTTGTCAACATGAAG GCTCACGGGCACACCGCCTTGCATATGGCAgctggtctccatggcaacccgCACCAGGAGGAGCTGATCAGGCTGCTGCTGAGCCGAGGTGCTGACCCCAGCATCCGCAACCTGGAGAACGACCAACCCGCGCACCTGTTGCAGAGCGGAGAGCGCGGAGAGCAG CTCAAGCTCATCTTGAAGAAAAGAAGTACTTCGTCTCGACGACGAATCATGTCCTTACAGGACCAAGAGTGA